The genome window TTTACCTGTCAAGTGTTTTGCTCAATATTATCCGGCTTTGACCTCAATTTTGGTCGGCTTGGCTGCACCGGCTTTGGGCAAGCGCAGGTACAGCGTACCGTTCTTGACACGGGCTTCAATATGCTCGCGGTCAATTTCATCCGACAGGGCGAATGAGCGTTCAAAATCGCCTTCGCCGTACTCCGCATACGCCAGCGTGTAGTTCTCAGGGCGCTCAAAGGTCGGATAGGCTTTGATGGTCAGCACGTTCTTTTCCAGCATGATATCGACACTCTTCTCATCGGCGCCCGGCAGGTCCATCACCAGCACCAGGTCATCGCGGGTTTCGTAGATGTCGGTGCGGGGCAGGTACACGCGGCGCTCGCGGATGCGCTCGGTCTTTTCCTCAGCCAGCGGAGTTTCTTTCTTGATTTCAATCGATTTGGTCTCTT of Anaerolinea thermophila UNI-1 contains these proteins:
- a CDS encoding Hsp20/alpha crystallin family protein, encoding MAEETKSIEIKKETPLAEEKTERIRERRVYLPRTDIYETRDDLVLVMDLPGADEKSVDIMLEKNVLTIKAYPTFERPENYTLAYAEYGEGDFERSFALSDEIDREHIEARVKNGTLYLRLPKAGAAKPTKIEVKAG